The Scyliorhinus canicula chromosome 11, sScyCan1.1, whole genome shotgun sequence genome contains a region encoding:
- the hrh1 gene encoding histamine H1 receptor: MMNITATSIIHVTNYTVFTTENCTKEELLQQRPAKKIILGLALAILSLLTVIMNVLVLYAVKSERKLQTVANMYIVSLSVADLIVGMTVMPLNIVYLLENKWKLGRVICQFWLSMDYMASTASIFSLFILCVDRYHSVRQPLRYLKYRTKTRGIAMIAGAWFLSLTWIIPILGWHIFANGGIRTVADNTCDTEFRYVTWFKILTAVLNFYVPSILMLWCYAEIYMAVRKHCRQGDNIRRHKCSGTDRKNFNESAKLSMRKHETCLNQQGENAHLDLLDSEVKDTCKFSQCGFNCSDLKQIKTPYTFEDNESISTGNTQDIGAFSISASVQQISTDFYHKSLSLNKSQNQHVEPGYRSNYIVKSRENITLDSPVPTTKLKCFPISVRYRQRGSNTQQTYTTIKERNMAAENSADDKCKLSDISDIQTLNKVLRQFGSMSRADPEATCWVPESEETTGTVGVNQFKQSWHKFFSRSVQYVQRFLIVKERKAVKQLGFIMTGFMVCWIPYFVTFTVMAFCDTCVNHNLHMFTIWLGYINSTLNPFIYPLCNKTFKKTFKAILHIQT; this comes from the coding sequence ATGATGAATATTACTGCAACATCAATTATACACGTCACAAACTATACAGTGTTTACAACAGAAAACTGCACAAAGGAAGAACTCCTCCAGCAGCGGCCTGCCAAGAAAATTATACTTGGCCTGGCCTTAGCCATTTTATCTTTACTCACTGTCATCATGAATGTTTTGGTGCTGTATGCAGTGAAAAGCGAGAGAAAACTGCAAACTGTTGCAAACATGTACATAGTGAGTCTATCTGTTGCAGATCTGATCGTTGGCATGACAGTCATGCCCCTTAATATTGTGTACCTATTGGAAAACAAATGGAAACTGGGAAGAGTGATTTGCCAATTTTGGCTTTCTATGGATTATATGGCTAGCACGGCTTCAATTTTTAGTCTTTTTATCCTATGTGTGGATCGTTACCACTCCGTTCGTCAGCCGTTGAGATATTTGAAGTATCGGACCAAAACCAGAGGTATTGCAATGATTGCAGGAGCCTGGTTTCTATCACTGACTTGGATCATTCCCATCTTAGGATGGCACATCTTTGCTAATGGAGGTATCAGGACTGTGGCAGACAACACATGTGACACTGAATTTCGTTATGTCACCTGGTTCAAAATTCTTACTGCAGTCCTCAACTTTTACGTCCCATCTATATTAATGCTGTGGTGTTATGCAGAAATTTACATGGCTGTAAGAAAGCACTGCCGGCAAGGAGACAATATCAGGAGACATAAATGCTCCGGTACAGATAGAAAGAATTTCAATGAAAGTGCGAAATTGTCAATGCGCAAACATGAAACATGTCTGAACCAGCAAGGTGAAAATGCACATCTAGACCTCCTGGATTCGGAAGTCAAAGATACATGCAAATTTTCACAGTGCGGCTTTAATTGTTCTGATTTAAAACAAATCAAAACGCCATATACGTTTGAAGATAATGAGAGTATCTCAACTGGAAACACCCAAGACATTGGAGCCTTTTCTATTTCAGCATCAGTGCAACAAATTTCAACTGACTTTTACCATAAGTCACTGTCTCTCAATAAGTCACAAAATCAGCATGTGGAACCAGGCTACAGATCAAATTATATTGTGAAGTCGAGGGAAAATATTACGCTGGATAGTCCTGTCCCCACCACAAAACTGAAGTGTTTTCCAATAAGTGTTCGGTACAGACAAAGAGGTAGCAACACTCAACAAACATACACGACGATAAAAGAACGTAATATGGCTGCAGAGAATTCAGCTGATGACAAATGCAAACTGTCAGACATATCTGATATTCAAACACTCAATAAGGTGCTGCGTCAGTTTGGCTCGATGTCACGTGCAGATCCAGAAGCAACATGCTGGGTTCCTGAATCTGAAGAAACTACAGGAACAGTGGGTGTCAATCAGTTTAAGCAATCGTGGCACAAGTTTTTCTCACGGTCTGTGCAGTACGTACAACGCTTTCTTATAGTAAAAGAGAGAAAAGCTGTCAAGCAATTGGGTTTCATTATGACGGGGTTCATggtgtgctggatcccctactttGTGACATTTACCGTAATGGCTTTCTGTGATACGTGTGTCAATCACAATTTACATATGTTCACAATATGGCTGGGTTACATTAATTCAACCCTTAACCCATTCATCTACCCTCTTTGTAACAAGACCTTCAAGAAAACTTTCAAGGCCATTCTTCACATTCAAACTTAA